Proteins from a genomic interval of Sphingobacterium lactis:
- a CDS encoding AI-2E family transporter encodes MENKQTKRPYSFELASTLLALVLIIALMYFTQSVLLPLIFSILISISLFPLARFLEKLRLGKAFSAILAVIFAIAIISGISWFIVYESIIIGKDASSITDKVLSVLESGQKWLETQFGIGRTEVLEKLREQGEKSLENAGSMLGSTFGSIGNTLASAILVPLFSFFLLYYRDFFREFFFKAFKTTAQHKVNEVLNKIYDVVQSYLVGLVTVMGIVAVLNTVGLMLMGIEYAWFFGSLASLLMLLPYIGIAIGSILPALFALAVKDSAWYAVGVVAWFQVVQFLEGNIITPNIVGSKVSINPLMAIIAILLGGMLFGLSGLIIALPFVATLKVIFDSIPSMEAFGFLIGEPEKEHLKRNSTQELLMKWGIVRTPKNKKKIKMDVDVHIDEKANEPKTEVSYKEINESEELPYKDLKQDKPEDKGNTDNTNNKTE; translated from the coding sequence ATGGAAAACAAACAAACCAAAAGGCCCTATTCCTTTGAATTAGCTTCAACACTACTGGCATTGGTCCTGATCATTGCGCTGATGTACTTCACGCAAAGTGTCCTACTGCCGCTTATATTCTCGATCCTGATTTCCATTTCCCTTTTCCCTTTAGCACGTTTTCTGGAAAAATTACGCCTTGGCAAAGCCTTTTCAGCCATTCTGGCCGTTATTTTTGCCATCGCAATTATCTCGGGGATCTCTTGGTTTATTGTGTATGAGAGTATCATCATCGGGAAGGATGCCTCTTCCATTACGGACAAGGTACTTTCGGTGTTGGAGAGTGGGCAGAAATGGCTGGAAACACAGTTTGGTATAGGCCGAACAGAGGTATTGGAAAAACTGCGTGAGCAGGGCGAAAAATCATTGGAGAATGCAGGAAGTATGCTCGGTAGTACCTTTGGGTCAATTGGTAATACATTAGCATCCGCCATCTTGGTGCCCCTGTTCAGTTTCTTCCTTTTATATTACCGCGATTTCTTCCGTGAGTTTTTCTTCAAAGCATTCAAGACCACCGCACAGCATAAAGTCAATGAAGTACTTAACAAGATCTACGATGTCGTGCAGAGCTACTTGGTTGGTTTGGTGACCGTAATGGGTATCGTGGCGGTATTGAATACCGTAGGATTGATGCTGATGGGCATTGAATATGCATGGTTCTTTGGATCCTTGGCGTCCCTGTTGATGCTCTTGCCGTATATCGGTATTGCCATCGGCTCGATTTTGCCTGCCTTATTCGCACTTGCGGTAAAGGACAGCGCTTGGTATGCAGTCGGTGTTGTTGCTTGGTTCCAAGTGGTGCAATTCCTGGAAGGGAATATCATTACGCCAAATATCGTGGGCAGTAAGGTCAGCATCAACCCGCTGATGGCCATCATTGCCATCTTATTGGGTGGTATGCTCTTTGGCCTTTCCGGATTAATCATCGCCCTTCCTTTCGTGGCGACCCTGAAAGTAATCTTCGATTCCATCCCGAGTATGGAAGCCTTCGGGTTCCTGATCGGCGAACCGGAAAAAGAACACCTCAAGCGCAATTCGACGCAGGAGCTGCTGATGAAATGGGGAATCGTGCGCACGCCAAAGAACAAGAAGAAAATCAAAATGGATGTGGATGTGCATATCGATGAGAAAGCGAACGAGCCAAAGACGGAAGTGTCCTATAAGGAAATCAATGAATCCGAGGAGCTGCCCTACAAAGATCTGAAGCAGGATAAACCGGAGGATAAGGGTAATACGGATAATACGAATAATAAAACCGAATAA